A window of Vibrio ishigakensis contains these coding sequences:
- a CDS encoding Nif3-like dinuclear metal center hexameric protein — translation MNNLQLQSLLNQKLSPQLIKDYAPNGLQVEGTAEVKKIITGVTASQALIDAAIEANADAILVHHGYFWKGEPEPIVGMKGRRIRALIKNDINLYSYHLPLDIHPEIGNNARLAELLDIVVEGGLEGHPQSVAMYGRLKTPMQASEFAEKIGQVLNREPMHIAPESDKTVIETVGWCTGGGQDFINLAADFGLDAFISGEISERTTYSAREQNIHYFAAGHHATERYGIKALGEWLEAEHGMDVTFIDIDNPV, via the coding sequence ATGAATAACTTACAATTGCAGTCTCTTCTAAATCAGAAGCTATCCCCACAACTTATCAAAGATTATGCACCGAACGGCCTTCAAGTAGAGGGTACAGCTGAGGTGAAGAAAATCATCACGGGTGTGACCGCCTCTCAAGCGCTGATCGACGCTGCTATTGAAGCAAATGCAGACGCTATCTTGGTTCACCATGGCTATTTTTGGAAGGGCGAGCCAGAGCCTATCGTGGGTATGAAGGGTCGCCGTATTCGCGCACTTATCAAGAATGACATTAATCTTTATAGCTACCATTTGCCGCTAGATATCCATCCTGAAATAGGTAACAACGCTCGTCTGGCTGAGCTTTTGGATATCGTGGTAGAGGGTGGTTTAGAGGGACATCCGCAATCTGTTGCCATGTATGGCCGATTAAAGACGCCAATGCAGGCGAGTGAGTTTGCTGAAAAGATTGGTCAGGTGCTAAATCGTGAGCCGATGCATATTGCTCCTGAGAGTGATAAAACCGTTATAGAGACAGTAGGCTGGTGTACAGGTGGTGGACAGGACTTTATCAATCTTGCCGCAGACTTTGGTTTAGATGCCTTTATTTCAGGTGAGATCTCAGAGCGCACTACCTATAGTGCTAGAGAGCAGAATATTCACTATTTTGCAGCCGGGCATCATGCTACCGAGCGCTATGGTATCAAGGCACTAGGGGAGTGGCTTGAAGCCGAACATGGTATGGATGTCACCTTTATCGATATTGATAATCCGGTATAA
- a CDS encoding DUF1853 family protein has translation MYPLLTPETLTRFANWIQNRPNLMCGDEPIAEQAPFLNKELSNTHDYEGNSRLGFIYQDIWHRLFEQSGDFDIRESELQLFDEEKTIGELDFILKNQSSGEYEHWEVAIKFYLLKDGLWYGPNAIDRLDKKFKHMLERQLQHGQQPYFKALYPEYQNLTPKLMMQGRLYTNPFSNEEIPTQCEGYPIKASEVAGFWCYHHQLDQISETLYRVPKPLWAIGLTEFHEPLLEPSNRPVHCQTKSGQFWFVVPEHWPESGQPT, from the coding sequence ATGTACCCTCTTCTAACGCCCGAAACCCTAACAAGATTCGCCAACTGGATACAAAACAGACCAAACCTGATGTGTGGGGATGAGCCTATTGCTGAGCAGGCACCTTTCTTGAACAAAGAGCTAAGCAACACTCATGACTATGAGGGTAATTCTAGGCTGGGCTTTATCTATCAAGATATTTGGCATCGCTTGTTTGAACAAAGCGGCGACTTCGATATTCGAGAGAGTGAACTGCAACTGTTCGATGAGGAGAAAACCATAGGCGAGCTGGATTTCATTCTCAAGAATCAATCCAGCGGAGAGTACGAGCACTGGGAAGTGGCCATCAAGTTTTATCTATTAAAGGATGGGCTCTGGTATGGGCCAAATGCCATAGATAGGCTGGATAAGAAGTTTAAGCACATGCTTGAGCGTCAGCTGCAACATGGACAGCAACCTTATTTCAAAGCGCTTTACCCTGAATATCAAAACCTCACCCCTAAGCTGATGATGCAAGGGCGCCTTTATACTAATCCCTTCTCGAATGAAGAGATCCCAACCCAGTGTGAGGGTTACCCTATCAAAGCCTCTGAGGTAGCCGGATTTTGGTGTTATCACCACCAGCTCGATCAGATTAGCGAAACCTTGTATCGAGTGCCTAAGCCACTGTGGGCCATAGGTCTAACCGAGTTTCATGAGCCCTTGCTTGAGCCTAGTAATCGCCCTGTCCACTGTCAGACAAAATCTGGACAGTTCTGGTTTGTGGTGCCAGAACATTGGCCTGAGAGTGGCCAGCCTACATAG
- the pgm gene encoding phosphoglucomutase (alpha-D-glucose-1,6-bisphosphate-dependent), which produces MATHPRAGQKALQEDLHNIPQLVSNYYLLQPEAGNSEQKVQFGTSGHRGSSDKTTFNENHIMAIAQAVAEVRASKGVTGPLYVGKDTHALSEPAFTSVIEVLIANGVTVICQENQGYTPTPGISHAILTHNLANADKADGIVITPSHNPPQDGGIKYNPTHGGPAEGELTQAIEDRANEIIAAGMGDVKRMNVADAKASELFVERDLVAPYVDDLVNVVDMAAIQKANLKIGVDPLGGSGIEYWRQIKEAYGLDLTLVSEAIDPSFQFMSLDKDGVIRMDCSSPYAMAGLLALKDEYDLAFGNDPDYDRHGIVTPAGLMNPNHFLAVCIDYLYRNRSEWSAEVAVGKTLVSSAIIDRVVADLGRELCEVPVGFKWFVDGLYEGKFGFGGEESAGASFLRKDGTPWATDKDGIILCLLAAEITAVTGKNPQEYYNELAAKHGESSYTRLQAVANGPQKDVLKKLSPEMVSAETLAGDAITARLTHAPGNGAAIGGLKVTTDNGWFAARPSGTEEIYKIYCESFKGAEHLKLIEQEAQEIVNQVFKNAGL; this is translated from the coding sequence ATGGCTACGCATCCTCGAGCAGGCCAAAAGGCTCTGCAAGAAGATCTTCATAACATACCTCAGTTGGTATCAAACTATTACCTCCTCCAGCCTGAAGCTGGTAACAGTGAGCAAAAGGTACAATTTGGTACCTCTGGTCACCGTGGTAGCTCAGACAAAACAACCTTTAACGAAAACCACATCATGGCGATCGCTCAAGCTGTTGCAGAAGTTCGCGCAAGCAAGGGTGTAACGGGTCCTCTTTACGTTGGTAAAGACACTCATGCACTTTCGGAGCCTGCGTTTACTAGCGTTATCGAAGTGCTGATTGCAAATGGCGTGACCGTTATCTGTCAGGAAAACCAAGGCTATACCCCAACTCCGGGTATCTCCCACGCTATCCTGACTCATAACCTAGCTAATGCTGATAAAGCTGACGGCATCGTTATCACTCCTTCGCACAACCCACCACAAGACGGCGGTATCAAATACAACCCGACCCATGGTGGTCCAGCTGAAGGCGAGCTAACCCAGGCGATCGAAGACCGTGCAAACGAGATCATCGCAGCGGGTATGGGTGATGTTAAGCGCATGAACGTAGCAGACGCTAAAGCAAGCGAGCTGTTCGTTGAGCGCGATCTTGTAGCGCCTTATGTTGACGACCTAGTAAACGTTGTTGATATGGCAGCTATCCAGAAAGCAAATCTTAAAATCGGTGTTGATCCACTAGGTGGTTCTGGCATTGAGTACTGGCGTCAGATCAAAGAGGCTTACGGCCTAGACCTGACTCTAGTGAGCGAAGCAATTGACCCAAGCTTCCAGTTCATGTCGCTAGATAAAGATGGCGTGATCCGTATGGACTGTTCATCTCCTTACGCGATGGCTGGCCTGCTAGCGCTTAAAGACGAGTACGACCTAGCCTTTGGTAACGACCCTGACTATGACCGTCACGGTATCGTTACGCCTGCTGGTCTAATGAACCCGAACCACTTCCTCGCGGTATGTATCGATTACCTATATCGCAACCGTAGCGAGTGGTCTGCAGAGGTTGCTGTAGGTAAGACTCTAGTATCGAGCGCAATCATCGACCGCGTAGTGGCTGACCTTGGTCGTGAGCTATGTGAAGTGCCAGTTGGCTTCAAATGGTTCGTTGATGGCCTGTACGAAGGCAAGTTTGGCTTCGGCGGTGAAGAGAGCGCGGGCGCATCTTTCCTACGTAAAGATGGCACTCCTTGGGCGACAGACAAAGATGGCATCATCCTATGTCTACTAGCAGCTGAGATCACAGCGGTTACTGGTAAGAATCCTCAAGAGTACTACAACGAGCTTGCAGCTAAGCACGGTGAGTCTAGCTACACCCGTCTACAAGCAGTTGCCAATGGTCCTCAAAAAGACGTTCTTAAGAAGCTATCTCCAGAGATGGTTTCGGCTGAGACTCTAGCGGGTGATGCAATCACAGCTCGTCTAACTCACGCCCCAGGTAACGGTGCGGCTATCGGTGGTCTTAAGGTAACGACAGACAACGGTTGGTTCGCGGCGCGTCCATCAGGCACGGAAGAGATCTACAAGATCTACTGTGAGAGCTTCAAGGGTGCTGAGCATCTGAAGCTGATTGAGCAAGAAGCTCAAGAGATTGTAAACCAAGTATTCAAGAACGCTGGTCTATAA
- the seqA gene encoding replication initiation negative regulator SeqA has protein sequence MKTIEVDDELYRFIASRTQRIGESASDILRRLLNVDGESQQEPQAQVEADAEPAGAATPIVVGKPTSSFDPIKEIRSVLISDEFAAREKAIDRFMFILAALHRIDKDGFAEATQVKGRKRIYFADNEETLLASGKTTKPRAIPDSPFWVITNNNTDRKRQMVEQLMVRMSFPTDLIERVTRSI, from the coding sequence ATGAAAACCATCGAAGTTGACGACGAATTGTATCGATTTATCGCGAGCCGTACCCAACGTATTGGAGAGAGTGCTTCCGATATCTTACGACGTTTATTGAATGTGGATGGTGAATCTCAGCAAGAACCTCAAGCTCAAGTTGAAGCAGACGCTGAGCCAGCAGGTGCAGCAACTCCGATTGTAGTGGGTAAACCAACCTCGAGCTTCGATCCTATTAAAGAGATCCGCAGTGTGCTTATCTCAGACGAGTTTGCTGCACGCGAAAAAGCGATCGACCGATTTATGTTTATCCTAGCGGCGCTGCACCGCATCGATAAAGATGGCTTTGCTGAGGCAACTCAAGTGAAGGGCCGCAAGCGTATCTACTTTGCGGACAACGAAGAAACATTATTGGCGAGTGGCAAAACCACTAAGCCAAGGGCGATTCCTGACTCACCTTTCTGGGTGATCACAAATAATAATACCGACAGGAAGCGCCAGATGGTGGAACAATTGATGGTGAGGATGTCTTTCCCTACTGACCTCATCGAGCGAGTAACTCGCTCAATCTAA
- a CDS encoding alpha/beta fold hydrolase yields the protein MSDQLHYKDQGDGEIIILIHGLFGSLDNLGLLARDLVKDHRVISVDLRNHGRSFHSDDNSYQAQAFDVLNLLNHLKIENATLVGHSMGGKVAMRLASLAPQIISKMIIMDMAPVSYQVDRHANVFAGILAVENGAPTARSEAMDLMATEIEMDGVRQFLSKSLYKVGNRLAWRFNHRVLKSWYWEITGWETLAPNPVSTLFIKGADSDYITAEYQAQILQQFPNAKAHVIANTGHWLHAEKPEMVLRTIRKFLI from the coding sequence ATGTCGGACCAATTACATTATAAAGACCAAGGCGATGGAGAAATAATCATATTGATCCACGGATTATTCGGAAGTCTGGATAATTTGGGGCTTTTAGCTCGAGATTTAGTCAAAGACCATAGGGTTATCAGTGTCGATCTGCGCAACCATGGCCGTTCTTTCCATAGCGATGACAACAGCTATCAAGCCCAGGCATTCGATGTTCTCAACCTTCTTAATCACCTCAAGATCGAAAATGCTACCCTGGTTGGTCACTCTATGGGCGGTAAGGTGGCAATGCGTTTAGCCAGCCTAGCCCCGCAAATAATCAGCAAGATGATCATCATGGATATGGCTCCAGTCTCTTACCAAGTTGATCGACACGCTAATGTGTTTGCCGGGATCCTAGCGGTGGAAAATGGTGCACCTACTGCTCGCAGTGAAGCCATGGATTTGATGGCCACCGAGATTGAAATGGACGGGGTTCGTCAGTTCCTGAGCAAATCTTTGTATAAAGTTGGAAATAGACTGGCGTGGCGCTTTAACCATAGGGTTTTGAAATCATGGTACTGGGAGATCACCGGTTGGGAGACCCTAGCACCCAACCCAGTCTCCACCCTTTTCATCAAAGGAGCGGATTCCGACTACATCACAGCTGAGTATCAAGCACAGATCCTACAACAGTTTCCGAATGCTAAAGCCCATGTCATTGCCAACACTGGACACTGGTTACATGCGGAAAAACCTGAGATGGTACTGAGAACCATTCGCAAGTTTTTGATCTAG
- a CDS encoding DUF2788 domain-containing protein encodes MLYDYIDKIESIGLDLLFASVFILIGLAIKDVLKQGNVPPFGRRIVWLVLFLGCAGFVAKGIIQISWEGSGL; translated from the coding sequence ATGCTCTACGATTACATCGACAAGATAGAGTCTATCGGACTCGATCTGCTGTTCGCTTCTGTCTTCATTCTGATAGGTTTAGCGATCAAAGACGTACTAAAGCAGGGTAATGTTCCACCGTTTGGGCGTCGAATCGTATGGCTGGTATTGTTTCTTGGCTGTGCTGGGTTTGTCGCTAAAGGCATTATCCAAATCTCATGGGAAGGCTCAGGTCTATAG
- the fldA gene encoding flavodoxin FldA — protein MASVGIFFGSDTGNTEAVAKMIQKQLGKKLVHVQDIAKSSKEDIDNFDLLLLGIPTWYYGEAQCDWDDFFPELEGIDFSTKLVAVFGCGDQEDYAEYFCDAMGTVRDIVEAKGGTIVGYTPTEGYEFEASKALVDDDNFVGLCIDEDRQPELTDERVKNWVEQIYSEMCLSELED, from the coding sequence ATGGCAAGCGTAGGTATCTTCTTCGGCAGTGACACAGGTAACACTGAAGCTGTTGCAAAGATGATTCAAAAACAACTTGGTAAAAAACTGGTTCACGTTCAAGATATTGCAAAAAGCAGCAAAGAAGATATCGATAACTTTGACCTGCTACTACTAGGTATCCCTACTTGGTATTACGGTGAAGCACAATGTGATTGGGATGACTTTTTCCCAGAGCTTGAAGGCATCGACTTCAGCACCAAACTAGTAGCGGTATTCGGCTGTGGCGACCAAGAAGACTACGCAGAGTACTTCTGTGATGCAATGGGCACCGTACGTGACATCGTTGAAGCGAAAGGTGGCACTATCGTAGGTTACACTCCTACCGAAGGCTATGAGTTTGAAGCATCGAAAGCACTAGTAGACGACGACAACTTCGTAGGTCTATGCATCGATGAAGACCGTCAGCCAGAACTGACTGACGAGCGCGTTAAAAATTGGGTTGAGCAGATCTACTCTGAGATGTGCCTATCTGAACTGGAAGACTAA
- a CDS encoding DUF4442 domain-containing protein — protein MKASWYKLMKPHWVQRIFNCWPVFIGSGIRIETISKDFCYAKVALKYRWWNKNANRSAYGGNIFSMTDPIYPFMLMGVFGPDYLIWDSKASIHYIKPGRGKLTAEFQLSPEIIAQIRNATANGDKHFPSFVIYVKDEHGDVVAEIERVLYIRRRAKQVTDISRSKAA, from the coding sequence ATGAAAGCGAGCTGGTACAAGTTAATGAAGCCCCATTGGGTACAAAGAATATTCAATTGCTGGCCAGTTTTTATCGGCTCCGGCATACGCATTGAAACTATTAGTAAAGATTTTTGTTATGCCAAGGTGGCGCTGAAATACCGCTGGTGGAATAAAAACGCGAATCGCAGCGCTTACGGCGGCAATATTTTCTCTATGACAGACCCTATATACCCCTTTATGTTGATGGGGGTGTTTGGTCCTGATTATCTGATTTGGGATAGTAAGGCGAGTATTCACTATATCAAGCCGGGTAGAGGAAAGCTCACTGCTGAGTTTCAGCTATCTCCAGAGATCATAGCCCAGATCCGTAATGCTACCGCGAATGGCGATAAGCATTTCCCTAGCTTTGTGATTTATGTAAAGGATGAACACGGGGATGTGGTGGCTGAGATAGAAAGGGTGCTTTATATCAGGCGTCGAGCGAAGCAAGTAACGGATATTTCTCGCAGTAAGGCGGCGTAA
- the fur gene encoding ferric iron uptake transcriptional regulator produces the protein MPDNNKALKDAGLKVTLPRLKILELLQQPGCQHISAEELYKKLIDIGEEIGLATVYRVLNQFDDAGIVTRHHFEGGKSVFELATQEHHDHLVCLDCGSVIEFSDDLIEQRQHEIAEKYNINLTNHSLYLYGRCATGDCKNNPKAHKPK, from the coding sequence ATGCCAGATAACAATAAGGCCTTAAAGGATGCGGGCTTGAAGGTAACACTACCTCGCTTAAAGATTTTAGAGCTACTGCAACAACCGGGCTGTCAGCATATCAGTGCTGAAGAGTTATATAAGAAACTGATCGATATCGGCGAAGAGATTGGCTTGGCAACAGTATACCGAGTTCTTAACCAATTTGATGACGCTGGCATTGTCACCCGTCACCACTTCGAGGGTGGTAAATCTGTATTTGAACTTGCAACACAAGAGCACCATGACCACCTAGTTTGTCTAGATTGTGGTTCTGTAATCGAGTTTTCTGATGACCTGATTGAGCAGCGTCAGCACGAAATCGCTGAGAAATACAACATCAACCTGACCAACCACAGCCTATATCTATACGGCCGCTGTGCTACAGGTGACTGTAAAAACAATCCTAAGGCACATAAGCCTAAGTAA
- a CDS encoding type II secretion system protein: MIRGKGFTLIELIVVIVILAVLAVVAAPRFLDLNSDARESMLKGVASELQQAINFAHQRWVVEGIGNVAVANMPGYAEGTDTNPNSNSIDSHLDMNDVGYPIGVDKNPRLSAPLNIGRGNKACFLLWNRLLDSSLVATDNANQIDDFDIYATRRRGEGEFSGAQTRCAFIYTKDGFSTNPNNATHVIWYDSRTGDISYVLND; this comes from the coding sequence ATGATTAGAGGAAAAGGATTTACTTTAATCGAATTGATCGTGGTGATCGTGATTCTCGCCGTGTTGGCGGTGGTTGCTGCGCCACGATTTCTAGATCTTAATAGTGATGCCCGCGAGTCTATGCTCAAAGGGGTAGCCTCTGAACTTCAACAAGCCATCAATTTTGCTCATCAGCGATGGGTGGTCGAAGGTATCGGCAATGTCGCGGTGGCCAATATGCCTGGCTACGCCGAAGGCACCGACACCAATCCAAACAGTAACAGTATCGACAGTCATCTGGATATGAACGATGTTGGTTACCCGATTGGTGTTGATAAAAACCCTCGATTAAGTGCACCGCTCAATATTGGGCGAGGCAACAAGGCCTGCTTCTTACTGTGGAACCGACTGCTAGACAGCTCTCTAGTCGCCACCGATAACGCCAATCAGATCGATGACTTTGACATCTACGCCACACGCCGTCGTGGTGAGGGCGAATTTAGTGGCGCCCAAACACGTTGTGCCTTTATCTATACCAAAGATGGTTTTAGCACCAATCCCAACAATGCTACACATGTCATCTGGTATGATTCGCGTACAGGCGATATCTCTTACGTCTTAAACGACTAA
- the glnS gene encoding glutamine--tRNA ligase has protein sequence MTEAEARPSNFIRQIIDKDLADGKHNSVHTRFPPEPNGYLHIGHAKSICLNFGIAQDYQGQCNLRFDDTNPEKEDIEYVESIKNDVKWLGFDWSGDIHYSSNYFDKLYGYAVELIEKGLAYVEELTPEEIREYRGTLTAPGKESPYRNRPVEENLALFEKMRDGGFEEGKACLRAKIDMSSSFMVLRDPVLYRVRFATHHQTGDKWCIYPMYDFTHCISDALEGITHSLCTLEFQDNRRLYDWVLDNITIECQPRQYEFSRLNLENTVMSKRKLSQLVSENLVNGWDDPRMPTISGLRRRGFTPASIREFCKRIGVTKQENMIEYSSLESCIRDDLNENAPRAMAVLDPVKIVIENFEGEETLEIANHPNKPEMGSREVPFTREIFIEADDFREEANKKYKRLVLGKEVRLRGAYVIKAERIEKDEDGKVTTIFCSYDAETLGKNPADGRKVKGVIHWVSAEKGVPAEIRVYDRLFTVANPAAAEDFKATINPDSLSIVEGVVEPSLANAEAEKGFQFERTGYFCVDSKDSSSDKLVFNRTVGLRDTWAKISAN, from the coding sequence ATGACTGAAGCTGAGGCTCGTCCATCAAACTTTATTCGCCAAATCATTGATAAAGATTTAGCGGATGGCAAACACAACAGCGTACATACCCGATTCCCGCCAGAGCCAAACGGCTATCTGCATATCGGCCACGCTAAATCCATTTGTCTTAACTTTGGTATTGCTCAAGATTATCAGGGACAGTGCAACTTGCGCTTCGATGACACTAACCCTGAGAAAGAAGACATTGAATACGTTGAGTCTATTAAGAACGACGTAAAGTGGCTTGGCTTTGATTGGTCTGGCGACATCCACTACTCATCGAACTACTTCGATAAGCTTTACGGCTACGCAGTTGAGCTGATCGAAAAAGGTCTAGCTTATGTTGAAGAGCTAACACCTGAAGAGATCCGCGAATACCGTGGCACGCTAACAGCTCCAGGTAAAGAGAGTCCATACCGCAACCGTCCTGTAGAAGAGAACCTAGCGCTATTCGAAAAGATGCGTGATGGTGGCTTCGAGGAAGGCAAGGCGTGTCTGCGCGCGAAGATCGATATGTCATCTTCATTCATGGTGCTGCGTGATCCTGTGCTTTACCGCGTGCGTTTTGCTACACACCACCAGACTGGTGATAAGTGGTGCATCTACCCTATGTACGACTTCACCCACTGTATTTCGGATGCGCTGGAAGGCATTACCCACTCGCTATGTACTCTTGAGTTCCAAGACAACCGTCGTCTTTACGATTGGGTTCTGGATAACATCACTATCGAGTGTCAGCCTCGTCAGTACGAGTTTAGCCGTTTAAACCTAGAAAATACCGTGATGTCTAAGCGTAAGCTAAGCCAGTTGGTATCTGAAAACCTAGTAAACGGTTGGGATGACCCACGTATGCCGACCATCTCTGGTTTGCGCCGTCGCGGTTTCACTCCTGCGTCTATTCGTGAGTTTTGTAAGCGTATTGGTGTGACTAAGCAAGAGAACATGATTGAGTACAGCTCGCTTGAGTCTTGCATCCGTGATGACCTTAACGAGAACGCTCCGCGCGCGATGGCGGTTCTTGACCCAGTTAAGATCGTTATCGAAAACTTCGAAGGTGAAGAGACCCTAGAAATCGCTAACCACCCGAACAAGCCAGAGATGGGTAGCCGTGAGGTACCATTTACTCGCGAGATCTTTATTGAAGCTGACGATTTCCGCGAAGAAGCAAACAAGAAGTACAAGCGTTTGGTTCTAGGTAAAGAGGTTCGTCTACGTGGTGCTTATGTGATCAAGGCTGAGCGCATTGAGAAAGACGAAGACGGCAAGGTAACGACTATCTTCTGTAGCTACGATGCTGAGACTCTAGGTAAGAACCCTGCTGATGGCCGTAAGGTTAAAGGTGTTATCCACTGGGTATCGGCTGAGAAGGGCGTACCTGCTGAGATCCGTGTTTATGACCGTCTATTCACCGTAGCTAACCCTGCGGCAGCGGAAGACTTTAAAGCGACTATCAACCCAGACTCATTGTCTATCGTTGAGGGTGTGGTAGAACCAAGCCTTGCAAATGCAGAAGCGGAGAAGGGCTTCCAGTTCGAACGTACCGGTTACTTCTGTGTGGACAGCAAAGACAGCTCTAGCGATAAACTAGTGTTTAACCGTACTGTAGGACTTCGCGACACTTGGGCTAAAATCAGCGCCAACTAA
- the nagE gene encoding N-acetylglucosamine-specific PTS transporter subunit IIBC, with protein sequence MNILGYFQKVGKALMVPVATLPAAAILMGIGYWIDPTGWGGNSALAGFLIKAGAAIIDNMSWLFAVGVAYGMSKDKDGAAALAALVMMYVVTTLLSPGAVSQIQGIPADAVPAAFGKIQNQFVGILVGIISAEIYNRFSHVELHKALAFFSGKRLVPILTSVAGIAVSFVLMYVWPAIYDGLVHFGESIQGMGSAGAGIYAFFNRLLIPVGLHHALNSVFWFDVAGINDIPNFLGGAKSIAEGTATVGITGMYQAGFFPIMMFGLPGAALAIYHTAKPENKAKVASIMIAAGFASFFTGVTEPLEFSFMFLAPALYVLHAFLTGVSVFIAASMQWIAGFGFSAGLVDLVLSSRNPLAVNWYMLVVQGLVFFGVYYAVFRTVIVKFGLKTPGREDEDEGAATTGGSENSSELAKQYLKALGGHANLSTIDACITRLRLTLKDTSVINEKQLKDLGAMGVVKLGSNNVQIILGPLAEIIAGEMKNIPADVDLTTVQLPS encoded by the coding sequence GTGAATATTCTCGGATACTTTCAAAAGGTAGGTAAGGCACTTATGGTGCCGGTGGCGACACTTCCTGCTGCAGCAATATTAATGGGTATTGGTTACTGGATTGACCCAACGGGTTGGGGTGGCAACAGTGCTCTGGCTGGCTTTCTAATCAAAGCTGGTGCGGCGATCATCGACAACATGTCTTGGCTATTTGCGGTAGGTGTTGCCTACGGTATGTCTAAAGACAAAGACGGTGCAGCAGCACTAGCAGCACTAGTAATGATGTATGTAGTAACTACGCTACTTTCTCCAGGTGCAGTTTCTCAGATTCAAGGCATTCCTGCTGATGCTGTTCCAGCAGCATTTGGTAAGATCCAGAACCAATTCGTTGGTATCCTAGTGGGTATTATTTCTGCTGAGATCTACAACCGCTTCTCTCACGTTGAACTGCACAAAGCACTAGCGTTCTTCTCTGGTAAGCGTTTGGTTCCTATCCTAACGTCTGTAGCGGGTATCGCAGTATCTTTTGTACTTATGTACGTATGGCCTGCAATCTACGACGGTCTAGTACACTTCGGTGAGTCTATCCAAGGTATGGGTTCTGCAGGTGCGGGTATCTATGCATTCTTCAACCGTCTACTTATCCCTGTAGGTCTTCACCACGCACTTAACTCAGTGTTCTGGTTCGACGTTGCAGGTATTAACGACATCCCTAACTTCCTAGGTGGCGCTAAGTCTATCGCTGAAGGTACAGCAACAGTGGGTATCACTGGTATGTATCAAGCGGGCTTCTTCCCAATCATGATGTTCGGTCTACCTGGTGCAGCTCTAGCTATCTACCACACGGCTAAACCTGAGAACAAAGCAAAAGTTGCTTCTATCATGATCGCTGCAGGCTTCGCATCATTCTTCACAGGTGTTACTGAGCCACTAGAATTCTCATTCATGTTCCTAGCACCAGCGCTATATGTTCTACACGCATTCCTAACTGGTGTGTCTGTATTCATCGCAGCGTCTATGCAGTGGATTGCAGGCTTCGGTTTCTCTGCAGGTCTTGTGGACTTGGTTCTATCAAGCCGCAACCCACTAGCAGTTAACTGGTACATGCTTGTTGTTCAAGGTCTAGTATTCTTCGGTGTTTACTATGCTGTGTTCCGCACTGTAATCGTGAAGTTTGGTCTTAAGACTCCAGGTCGTGAAGACGAAGATGAAGGCGCAGCAACAACTGGCGGTTCTGAGAACTCTTCTGAGCTAGCTAAGCAGTACCTAAAAGCGCTAGGTGGCCACGCTAACCTAAGCACAATCGATGCTTGTATCACTCGTCTACGTCTAACTCTAAAAGACACTAGCGTAATCAACGAGAAGCAATTGAAAGATCTAGGTGCGATGGGTGTTGTGAAACTAGGTTCAAACAACGTTCAAATCATCCTTGGCCCACTGGCTGAAATCATTGCGGGTGAGATGAAAAACATCCCTGCAGACGTTGACCTAACAACAGTTCAACTTCCTTCTTAA